The following are from one region of the Nicotiana tomentosiformis chromosome 7, ASM39032v3, whole genome shotgun sequence genome:
- the LOC104116064 gene encoding probably inactive leucine-rich repeat receptor-like protein kinase IMK2 — protein MDRWNTSLSGYYNYPFRFLHFYSIFIVIVFSSIFPIISAGRRSDGVIVTQADFQALKAIKHELIDFRGILTSWNDSGLGACAGGWIGIKCVNGEVIAIQLPWKGLGGRISEKIGQLQALRKLSIHDNVIAGLVPTSLSFLPNLRGVYLFNNRLSGSIPPTIGRSPLLQTLDLSNNQLTGTIPPSLANSTRLYRLNLSYNALSGSIPVSFTQSPSLTFLALEHNNLSGSIPDTWGNVVVNDKSYQLQYLTLDHNLLYGKIPASISKLSMLEEINLSHNQINGTIPDELGALTRLALLDLSNNSINGTIPVSFSNLSALVTLNLKSNLLDNQIPDVIYRLQNLSVLDLSKNKLTGHIPATIGNISRLNSLDLSENNFTGEIPNSLVSLANLTSLDVSYNNLSGVVPSLLSKKFNSSAFVGNLELCGYSPSTLCASPPPQTLPPSPIGGVAKPRHRKLSTKDIILIASGALLVVLLLLCCMLLCCLIRKKANSKAKNGSKASGLATTGRGAKPVPAAAAGAEVESTGGKLVHFDGPFVFTADDLLCATAEIMGKSTYGTAYKATLEDGNQVAVKRLREKITKGQKEFEAEVAELGKIRHPNILALRAYYLGPKGEKLLVYDYMPNGSLSSFLHARGPETTIDWPTRMRIAIGITKGICFLHTKENIIHGNLTSSNILLDELNNPKIADVGLSRLMTSAGNTNVIATAGTLGYRAPELSKIKNASTKTDVYSVGVIILELLTGKSPSEATDGLDLPQWVASIVKEEWTNEVFDVELMRDAPNIGDELLNTLKLALHCVDPTPTARPEAEQVLQKLEEIKPELMLAATSSGDDGAAVQEKSE, from the exons ATGGATAGGTGGAATACTTCACTGAGTGGATATTACAACTACCCTTTTCGATTcttgcatttttattccatttttattgtgattgtgttttcttccattttccctaTTATATCAGCTGGGAGGAGGTCAGATGGGGTTATTGTAACTCAAGCTGATTTTCAAGCACTTAAGGCCATTAAACATGAACTGATTGATTTTAGAGGAATCTTGACAAGTTGGAATGATAGTGGTTTAGGAGCTTGTGCTGGTGGATGGATAGGTATAAAGTGTGTTAATGGGGAAGTTATAGCTATACAGTTGCCTTGGAAGGGATTAGGTGGCAGAATCTCTGAAAAAATTGGTCAATTACAAGCTCTTAGAAAGCTTAGTATTCATGACAATGTTATTGCTGGTCTTGTTCCAACTTCGTTGAGTTTCCTTCCAAATCTTAGAGGTGTTTATCTTTTCAATAACCGGCTTTCGGGTTCAATCCCACCAACCATTGGCAGATCTCCACTTCTTCAGACTCTTGATCTTAGCAACAATCAGCTCACTGGTACTATCCCTCCTAGTCTTGCAAATTCCACAAGGTTATACAGACTCAACTTGAGCTACAATGCACTTTCAGGTTCAATCCCAGTAAGTTTTACTCAATCCCCTTCTCTTACTTTTCTTGCACTTGAACATAACAATCTTTCTGGCTCTATTCCTGATACTTGGGGTAATGTTGTTGTGAACGATAAGTCTTATCAACTTCAGTATCTTACCCTTGATCACAATCTTTTATATGGGAAAATTCCAGCTTCAATTAGCAAGTTAAGTATGCTTGAGGAGATTAATCTTAGTCATAACCAAATTAATGGGACTATTCCTGATGAATTAGGTGCACTTACAAGGCTTGCTCTTCTTGATTTATCTAATAATTCCATAAATGGAACTATTCCTGTTAGTTTCTCCAATCTTTCAGCTCTTGTTACTTTGAATTTAAAGAGCAATCTTTTGGATAACCAAATCCCAGATGTCATATATAGATTGCAAAATCTTTCAGTGTTGGATTTGAGTAAGAATAAGCTCACTGGCCATATTCCTGCCACCATTGGGAATATTTCTAGGCTCAACTCACTTGATTTATCTGAAAACAATTTCACTGGTGAAATCCCAAACtctcttgtttctttggcaaatTTGACTTCTTTGGATGTCTCTTATAACAATCTTTCTGGGGTTGTCCCATCTCTTCTTTCTAAGAAGTTCAATTCAAGTGCTTTTGTTGGAAATCTAGAGCTATGTGGATATAGTCCCTCAACTCTATGTGCTTCACCACCTCCTCAAACTCTTCCTCCTTCTCCTATTGGTGGGGTTGCCAAGCCTCGCCATCGCAAACTTAGTACTAAGGATATCATTCTCATAGCATCTGGAGCACTTCTAGTTgttctacttcttttgtgttgCATGCTACTTTGCTGCTTGATTAGGAAAAAGGCAAATTCGAAAGCAAAAAATGGTAGTAAAGCCAGTGGCTTAGCTACCACAGGGAGAGGTGCAAAGCCGGTTCCAGCAGCAGCAGCAGGTGCTGAAGTTGAATCAACAGGTGGAAAGCTAGTCCATTTCGATGGACCATTCGTGTTCACAGCGGACGACTTGTTATGTGCCACTGCAGAGATAATGGGAAAGAGCACTTATGGAACAGCATATAAGGCTACATTAGAGGATGGTAATCAAGTTGCTGTGAAGAGGCTGCGCGAGAAGATCACAAAAGGGCAAAAAGAGTTTGAAGCTGAAGTTGCTGAATTAGGCAAGATTCGACACCCAAATATTTTGGCTCTTAGAGCCTATTACTTGGGACCTAAAGGAGAGAAGCTTCTTGTCTATGACTACATGCCTAATGGAAGTCTCTCATCCTTCCTCCATG CTCGAGGTCCTGAGACAACAATAGACTGGCCTACAAGGATGAGGATTGCTATTGGCATAACAAAAGGCATCTGCTTTTTGCATACCAAAGAAAACATAATACATGGGAATCTTACATCAAGCAACATACTACTTGATGAGCTAAACAACCCAAAGATTGCAGATGTAGGCCTTTCTAGGCTTATGACAAGTGCTGGAAACACCAATGTGATTGCCACTGCAGGCACACTAGGTTATCGTGCACCAGAGCTTTCAAAGATCAAGAATGCAAGTACTAAGACCGATGTCTATAGTGTTGGAGTTATCATTTTGGAGCTCTTAACTGGAAAGTCACCTAGCGAGGCAACAGATGGACTCGATTTGCCACAGTGGGTTGCTTCCATTGTAAAAGAGGAGTGGACTAATGAAGTGTTTGATGTGGAACTTATGAGGGATGCACCTAATATTGGTGATGAATTGCTTAATACTTTGAAACTAGCTTTGCATTGTGTTGATCCAACACCAACTGCTCGGCCTGAAGCTGAGCAAGTACTTCAGAAATTGGAGGAGATTAAACCAGAGCTGATGTTAGCAGCCACCAGTTCTGGAGATGATGGCGCTGCAGTTCAAGAAAAGAGTGAATAA
- the LOC104116063 gene encoding PRA1 family protein B4-like: protein MAATSSPAVLPTINAPPAIDTAQQIGPTPAFRSFINHISTTVQTGFANRRPWSELLDRSAFSKPESLSDATLRIRKNYTYFRINYLSALAVVLAFSLITNPFSLLVLSGLLAAWLFLYLFRPSDPPLVIFGRQFSERETLGLLILSTVVVIFLTSVGSVLVSALMIGLAIVCTHAAFRVPEDLFLDDPQDSPATGFLSFLSGGAANAAAVAVAPAVASRV, encoded by the coding sequence atgGCAGCCACATCTTCACCAGCAGTCCTCCCAACAATCAACGCACCACCCGCCATCGATACGGCGCAACAAATCGGCCCGACACCAGCGTTCCGTTCATTCATCAACCACATCTCCACTACAGTCCAAACCGGTTTCGCCAACCGCCGTCCCTGGTCCGAGCTCCTCGACCGGTCCGCTTTCTCCAAGCCGGAATCATTGTCCGACGCCACTCTCCGTATCCGCAAAAACTACACCTACTTCCGTATCAATTACCTCTCTGCCCTTGCCGTTGTTCTTGCATTTTCACTCATTACAAACCCTTTTTCCCTTCTTGTCCTCTCCGGCCTACTCGCTGCTTGGCTTTTCCTTTACCTTTTCCGCCCTTCGGATCCGCCTTTGGTTATATTTGGACGGCAGTTTTCTGAGAGGGAGACGCTGGGTTTGCTTATTCTTTCAACTGTGGTTGTGATATTCTTGACGTCTGTTGGAAGTGTGCTTGTTTCAGCTCTAATGATTGGTCTTGCGATTGTGTGTACGCATGCTGCTTTTAGGGTCCCTGAGGATCTTTTCCTTGACGATCCACAGGACTCTCCCGCTACTGGGTTTCTCTCTTTCTTGAGCGGCGGTGCCGCCAATGCTGCCGCCGTAGCTGTCGCCCCTGCTGTTGCCTCTAGGGTTTGA